A region of Haliotis asinina isolate JCU_RB_2024 chromosome 9, JCU_Hal_asi_v2, whole genome shotgun sequence DNA encodes the following proteins:
- the LOC137295665 gene encoding uncharacterized protein, whose product MTTKCRTLLLTALLLYIVHDCDASEICMKHNPPWGVTYQRCDHGCCGTMNDRHCCVDSKTLTIVLSLLGGGVGIAVIVTVIWAVNKSKERTRVEPENVPVMTQTETV is encoded by the exons atgacCACCAAGTGCCGGACACTCCTGCTCACAGCTCTGCTGCTATATATTGTACATG ACTGTGACGCGAGTGAGATATGTATGAAGCACAACCCGCCTTGGGGCGTCACCTACCAGCGATGTGACCATGGATGTTGCGGTACCATGAACGATAGACACTGTTGTGTAGACAG TAAGACTCTGACAATTGTGTTGAGTCTACTGGGAGGCGGAGTGGGGATTGCCGTTATTGTCACTGTTATCTGGGCTGTCAATAAATCCAAAGAAAGGACCAGGGTGGAACCCGAGAATGTTCCAGTCATGACTCAAACAGAAACAG TTTGA
- the LOC137296838 gene encoding uncharacterized protein, producing the protein MMLFLCFVNAIVLVPVAFTEACNNGTSVNGSTEANCTNYTSTTDLNASTFDTNTSTPDIMTSPSDTSTADTSLSKQMTSTQNIIASVPASSTPLWPAFVIYGGIIGGLSIIVFVVACAFCMCRHKSDDEAVVTTSVPLTSVVSTNTNGYDSNPTKSATNSTNSSASWDVPPPPPPPPPPPPPPPPYS; encoded by the exons ATGATGTTGTTTCTCTGTTTCGTTAATGCGATCGTCTTAGTGCCCG tggCCTTCACAGAAGCCTGCAACAATGGCACATCCGTCAACGGGTCAACTGAAGCAAACTGCACCAACTACACCTCAACGACTGACCTCAACGCCTCAACTTTCGACACCAACACTTCAACACCTGATATTATGACGTCACCATCCGACACCTCCACAGCTGACACCTCTCTCTCAAAGCAAATGACCTCAACACAAAACATCATAGCCTCTGTGCCTGCCAGCTCGACACCTTTGTG GCCGGCGTTTGTGATATATGGTGGTATCATCGGCGGACTCTCCATAATCGTTTTTGTTGTTGCCTGTGCCTTCTGCATGTGTCGACATAAGAGCGACGATGAGGCCGTTGTTACAACGTCGGTGCCCCTCACCTCGGTTGTATCCACAAATACAA ATGGATATGATTCTAATCCTACCAAATCCGCAACGAACTCCACAAATTCATCAGCATCCTGGGAcgtaccaccaccacctccaccaccgccaccacctCCGCCACcgccgccaccatacagctaa